In Papaver somniferum cultivar HN1 chromosome 9, ASM357369v1, whole genome shotgun sequence, the genomic stretch AATGATTTGTCGCAGAATATTGTTTGTGTAACATTTGATAATGAATAGATTGGTTAGGATCTAAGTCCATGGGGTGAACTTTGGTCAcatgatgttgattttatttgctgatgaagatgaagatttagtagtttatgtgattttctttatgtgttgatttttgtAGTCGAGGAGGAAGGTTAGAGAGCCCAAGGAAGAGAATGTTACCCTTGGACCTGCTGTACGTGATGGAGAGTTTGTTTTTGGTGTTGCTCACATCTTTGCATCATTCAATGATACCTTTATTGTAAGTTTCAAATTTATGGGTTTTTATTTCGTTGTTGATATTGTATGTCTTGTGTTGTGGAAGCTGTATTGACCTCTAGATTGTTTCAATTTGGTTTGCAGCATGTGACTGATTTGTCAGGAAGGGAAACTTTGGTTCGTATTACCGGTATGAATTTGTTTGTATAGCTTATTATTTCACAGTTTTGCTTGATTTACCTAGTTGCTGTCAGTGTTATATGGTTATGTTTCTGCTGTTATTATGGAAAGTATGTACACTCAGTGATGTTAGAGCCTTACCTCACATGATAAAACTCCTGACACTAATGCTGATTGAATACTTCAGATTGTTCTAAGCTTCTAGCATTAGATCATTAGTAAAATATATGTAGGTTTCATGATTGTTATGGTTTCCAATTTAGTGATTCATTGTTACTATCAAGTTGATTGTAGTAAGTTATTTGATGATAAATTTCTACACAAATGCTAGTGCCCATGTTTGGTACACTTATTAGTTTTCATCCGTCAAGGTGGCTAATTCTTTGGTTTACAAAAGTAAAACTGTAAGGGTACCGTATTGTATTGCTGTCTGCAGTGTTGGGTCTTCTTTTAGCTTACTTGGTTGCATAGACTTGGGACGGACACCTGATCTGTCTTTTAActtttgtctctctctctctctctcttgcagGTGGAATGAAGGTCAAAGCTGATAGAGATGAGTCCTCACCTTATGCTGCTATGCTTGCAGCCCAAGATGTTGCTGCACGGTGCAAGGTATTTGGTTTTATTGTTTACTTAATGTTGGTCAGCTGATTACAGGATTGTGTATCAAAACTAGTGTTTATCTTGTTCAACTTGAGTATCCCCACTAATGTTTATCTTGTTCAACTTGAATTTGAGTATCCCCACTAATGTTTATCTTGTTCAACTTGAATTTGAGTATCCCCACTAATGTTTATCTTGTTCAGGAACTTGGTGTTACTGCATTGCATATCAAGCTTCGTGCTACTGGAGGTAACAAAACTAAGACTCCTGGACCTGGTGCCCAGTCTGCATTGAGAGCCCTTGCTCGCTCTGGAATGAGAATTGGTCGTATTGGTAAGACAATTGCAATTTTTAGATTCAATGTTTTAATTGAAAAACAAAAGTTTCTTAATGATGTTGGCTTATCTTTTTTCTTGTGGGTCAACTTATTTTCAGAGGATGTCACTCCTATTCCCACCGACAGCACTCGTAGAaagggaggaagaagaggaaggaGGTTGTAGGTTTGCAGTCCTTTGTTCAGACCCAGCTTTCTCATCATCTATACTGGTGGCAATGCTGGTTCTACAAATTGGGTTTGAGACTTATCTTTATTAATTGGGGAACTAGATATGTAGTTTGTGTGAGCAGTGACTTGGTTTAGAAACTGTAGCAAGAGACGACTCAAGTTACTCATTTTTGATGGTTTCAAGTTTGTTAAACTTTGTTGTTACCCTGGATATCTTAATGACATTTGAATAGGCATATTTCTGTTTTTCTTCTGCTCGGAATCCCTTTCTTCTTCCACTGAATTGCCTGCCAAATTTGTGAAACCATCTGAAGAATGTTTGTCCTAATTTCTGTTTGCACTACACATGGATATCTAACCTAACAAACCAGGAGTTTTAGGTATATATTGTTTTGgcatattaaataaataaataatgccCCTTCCATCATCTTTTGGATGTGAGCGTTCTCATGACTGTTGGTTTATCTCGGAAATAAAGTCTGTCGTATGgtcgtttttgttatcattataCTTGCCAAGAAGCAGTGGCAAACCAAGCGAATTGCATGACAATCTAGCTGAATAATTACGTTTACAATAGCGCATCACGGTTATTGTCCCAGGCTACATGAGTTATGTTAGTAAGTTGGGTCCGCCGTCTTATTTTTCTTAACggaaacaaaactagtcataaaaattcaTGGTAACCaaatttgtggtacaaaaactcATTCTAATGTTGGGAtctattaaaactccatcttaaacaaaattgatacaaaaaccccaaatttttaaaacttGATACgaaaaccctaaattttaaaattggttttatcaaattctttgggatttcaccaaattttatgatgaaatcaaattttggtttcatcaaccagagttatttttgttttgttggggcttttgtgttacttttgttttgatgagttttttgtGGATAGATAGTGACACCTTTAAGTTATAGCTGGCGGACAAATGAAAATGGATAGTCGGTTGGTTATGCACAGCGCATCGctaaactaaaactaaaactaaaatattTGACGTCACATTTGGGACACAACACCAAGGTGATATCATGAACCATTACTATGAAAGTGCGACTATATTTGATGAGCACGGAACTCAAATTGTTTAGCCTTATCCACAGCGAAATGAAGCTCTGCAATACCGACGCTCGaatgaaacaagtcaaggaaTTCGATGAGTCTGGGATCGGAGTCAAGGGTCTTCTTGATTCAGGTATCACTTCAATTCCTCTAATTTTTGTTCACCCACCTGATCAAGTTCCAAACAAGAAATCATTGTCACCTCATTCAACGACCGATTGGGAAATTCCGGTTATTAATTTCTGTGGTTTGACCAATTCCGGCGACCGAAGGTCAGAAATCGTTAACCAGATTAGAGAAGCTTCTTCTACCTACGGATTTTTCCAAATAATCAATCACGGAATCTCACAGACCGTGATAGACGATGCACTATCATCCGTTAGATCTTTCCATGAACAACCAATTGAGATCAAGAACAAGTATTATGGCCGTGCCCAAGACGTTTGTTTCATGAGCAATTCAGATCTTTATAAATCAGAGGCAGCCAGCTGGAGGGACACGTTGAAAGTAGTAGTGGGACCAGAACCGCCGGCGACGGAGAAGTTGCCGGAGGTTTGTAGGAATGAACTAATGGAATGGGCTCACCATGCAACAATACTCGGCGAGATATTGATGGAGCTGATGTGCGAAGGCTTAGGTGTTAGACCAGAAAGATTGAAAGAAATGAGATGCAGCGAATCGAAGATACTCCTTGGCCAATACTATCCGTATTGCCCACAACCTGAATTGACACTAGGGCTTGTTCCACATACTGATCACAGCATTATAACACTTTTGCTTCAAGATCAAATCGGTGGGCTACAGGTCAAGTATGAAGACCAGTGGATCAGTGTCAAACCTATTCAAGGTGTTATTACGGTCAATGTCGGAGACTTTTTCCAGGTAAATTTTATTTCTTGTCAAAGTAATTTTTGCAGGTAAATATGATTTCTTTTCGAAGTAATTCTTGTGTAATATTGTTACAAACTTTTTCATTACAGATAATTTCGAATGATAAGTACAAGAGCGGGGAGCATTGTGTGTTGGCTAATAGTTCCCAGAAATCAAGAGTTTCTATTCCATTGTTCTTCCACCCAGCCGGCTTAACCAACAATGAAGATGATAATCCAACTTCCTACGGACCTCTGCCGGAGCTTTTATCCCAAGAATATCCTCCTTGTTACAGGAGTTTTACATTACCAGAGTTTTGGAAACATGCTCAGAGTCGTGCATTGTGCTTGAAAAATTTGGTTAATGGATTTAAAATTGTGGAATGATAACTAGAATCACTTAAAGTAGTTAAGTTGGTATCGTCACTATGTATTCAGTTAAGTCGACTCGTATGAGTTCATAATATGCGTTAGCAAACAATGTTATTGTTCTTTGCCTATTCTTTTCGGGAAATGTTTTATTGGCAAAGAACAAAGAATGTTCAAATAAGACACTGGAATAACATAGCCTTTACAATATCTAATCGAGGTTTATAAATTGACGTTAATGTATCATACAAATTCTTAAGATAAAGAACAAAGGAAGACCCCAAAGGCCAACAAAGAGACTTAGATATCCAACAGGGCCAACACAACATAAACCAAATAGACTCGGGAAAATAAAAAAGACAACCACAAGTCCACCAATCACCACCATACCAGAACAAGCTTAAGTTAGCCAAACCAAGAGTTCAAGAACTCTAAAGCCAATGCTCACGGACGTAATGTTTAAGCTGCACGCAGCAAGGTTACCCCATCGCTGAGGTTCATTTCAGGAGTTTTCATGGTCCAGGCATTTAGTTTTGCAATCTCAACAGTCTCTGATCCGTAGTTGAATGCAAATAGATGGGCTTCTTTTCCTACTGCAAGCGTCGGGTAGGTCCTAGTTGTGATACAAGCTTTTCCTCCGGCACCGAAGCTTTCCACCACTGAGTGATCGATCTGCAACCACAGTTGAACTAATTCAAGCTAACAACGTGTCACCTCACTCAAATATGCACAGCAAAAATAACCATTTAATCACATTCTAACCCCTACACAATGATCAATGCTACAGAAGAAAACtataaaagaagaaagaaattattACCAGGCATCTTAGAGAAATTTCCCCATCAACCAAATCAACATCCACAAATGCCCCATATGAGGGTTTACTTAGTCCTTCTCCTCTTAAGGATGACCTATGTTATTTGCAAGACATCAAGTTCGTTTGGTTATAATTGGCAGCTTCAAAAACGTTtctgtttatgattttttttttgttgtgataGTCACTaacctgccaccaccagaacccATAAGCACCACATACTTGTCTTgagctttgaaaactctaaagaaAACTGCTGTGTATTCTTCTAACTCCTTTGAAGCTAAGGTTAACAATCCAAATGGTCCAATGCCACCTTGAACAGCAGCACCTTTTTCACCACAGAGTTGTTGGGCGTCAACCCATGAAGGATCAAAAACTTCTGCATTTTCTAAACTTGGTATACGAAATGTAACTTCGATATCGGCCTGTGAAAATAATATAGTAAGTATACATATCTGAAAACCAAGACTGCACAATACCTTTTTAACTTCGGATTTTTCAAACGTACCTGTGCAGCTGTTATTCCTTGAACTTCAAAAAGAGGTCTTCCCGTGGTCAGAGGTTCATTAGTGCATCCAACTTCATCTGTTCTTAAGGTTGCGAGTTCCTCAACGGGCCATTGCAGGagctgtttttcatttttatccaGCCACAGTGTCCTCGGTATTGACTATTAGATTCAATCGAGGCTATAGTTAGTCGTTATATTCAAAAGAATAAAACTATAAACTGTGATAGTGTAATAAACAAACCTGAATACCAGCCCATCTTCTTTCAATGGCATCAGCATTGGAATCAGGCTCATTGACCCATGCCCACAATATCCTTCTGTTTTTTGCctcatctaagaatgttttagATGCATAGAATTTGCCATAATCTAATCTTAGAGCAGTAACAGGCG encodes the following:
- the LOC113309565 gene encoding 1-aminocyclopropane-1-carboxylate oxidase homolog 1-like yields the protein MKVRLYLMSTELKLFSLIHSEMKLCNTDARMKQVKEFDESGIGVKGLLDSGITSIPLIFVHPPDQVPNKKSLSPHSTTDWEIPVINFCGLTNSGDRRSEIVNQIREASSTYGFFQIINHGISQTVIDDALSSVRSFHEQPIEIKNKYYGRAQDVCFMSNSDLYKSEAASWRDTLKVVVGPEPPATEKLPEVCRNELMEWAHHATILGEILMELMCEGLGVRPERLKEMRCSESKILLGQYYPYCPQPELTLGLVPHTDHSIITLLLQDQIGGLQVKYEDQWISVKPIQGVITVNVGDFFQIISNDKYKSGEHCVLANSSQKSRVSIPLFFHPAGLTNNEDDNPTSYGPLPELLSQEYPPCYRSFTLPEFWKHAQSRALCLKNLVNGFKIVE
- the LOC113309564 gene encoding beta-fructofuranosidase, insoluble isoenzyme 1-like isoform X5 yields the protein MCLENLVRCITGSSSDGLGINRTGYHFQSPKNWINDPNGPMYYNGIYHLFYQYNPNSAEWGDIVWAHSVSKDMVNWFHVDIALHPTDPFDIKGCWSGSTTILPGKGPVIFYTGGDTENRQVQNIAVPKDLSDPLLVEWKKLDQNPVISTPDGIKPDKFRDPSTGWLGEDGYWRVIIGSEKSRLGMALLFKSKDFLTWTQSENTFHSASTASAENGMWECVDFFPVALKGEAALDTSARGDNIKYVFKVSDQDTFSDFYTVGDYLLNNGEYYTPDNTVGDPYSPVTALRLDYGKFYASKTFLDEAKNRRILWAWVNEPDSNADAIERRWAGIQSIPRTLWLDKNEKQLLQWPVEELATLRTDEVGCTNEPLTTGRPLFEVQGITAAQADIEVTFRIPSLENAEVFDPSWVDAQQLCGEKGAAVQGGIGPFGLLTLASKELEEYTAVFFRVFKAQDKYVVLMGSGGGRSSLRGEGLSKPSYGAFVDVDLVDGEISLRCLIDHSVVESFGAGGKACITTRTYPTLAVGKEAHLFAFNYGSETVEIAKLNAWTMKTPEMNLSDGVTLLRAA
- the LOC113314134 gene encoding 40S ribosomal protein S14, translated to MSRRKVREPKEENVTLGPAVRDGEFVFGVAHIFASFNDTFIHVTDLSGRETLVRITGGMKVKADRDESSPYAAMLAAQDVAARCKELGVTALHIKLRATGGNKTKTPGPGAQSALRALARSGMRIGRIEDVTPIPTDSTRRKGGRRGRRL